In a genomic window of Erigeron canadensis isolate Cc75 chromosome 5, C_canadensis_v1, whole genome shotgun sequence:
- the LOC122598899 gene encoding BTB/POZ domain-containing protein At1g04390, with product MRSSSSAAAAAKRENNRGLNGRFLTLHSRLYNALRLGFRNEEEGSRWYCTDVETQRHVVRSVDAFLDCISSETSHHPLVKESVADIVPALGTTLLQKNEAVMKLASKVFVKMVSVIPSSVIESLVLDIVHPVSSSLSSRHVQVVISCTSALSIILSYPSSKREKEVWKILEETETVSNIIHHIQSGGSKPAEFFYETVSLLSKIMWRWPSSRLCIWNDSGLMEVLNSLNHERILSVRAAVLQLYSTIALCRNGAKKLLDSENSPLQLMVECMDSLNPDYLQLAGFMLAESFGLSEEGRVKMIELHCEPLVKAIISGLSNWSLHSGKLTKGQISLIKGACCVSKIICWPGKHHSYFWKLGIESVLLKLLLDDFHIKQLNEQFSSSEELAAMLRDRSSANFLSVIKPHVWDILGGLAAHCAEDFTTQMLGSELHLNILITCACLGFVDSLRSTHQHCSSILDESVSRAVLLMIYSPSKYIATQAKSILAEMLKPNAKEDVKYLLNTLNAISSSINIVSDNLKMLNLISLACYSGIPQYRRYVLKNQGIEILLSFIQVLSRNHIHAGRMDSSLHYCDHNMKMCCYECEEDWQGDETLLLFSLLGLAELVHHCGSVKDRAFESTEAQIITDIQEVCINSRASGSRWYAAYLLSYFGFYGFPSKLGKSIGNVLSGDEYTNLTLIFANQEHVNVHDVIIRVRCPSLLPCKELQSEGKKSTYQYIRKEVRLSAQVNHQALLKLLEYVYSGQLRAGEDLLKRLRTLAKHCNLQPLLQMLGRSRPKWRTRAPSFDLTSALGPTGCHFSDIVLQAKGNTSLEWMCEACSLSQPHLHAHKAILCASCDHMRALLCSGMQESHSETITVDLGWKALVRLVNWFYCGKLLPKPKYGCLWRNLDEQEKLDELIPYVELYCLSDSWLLEDIHKECSRVIATCLDSVNMAIKLIQIAADCFQWDLVGLAANFIAPSYHHLRNSRELLELDEELVEMVRVASVARLSQRGIHT from the exons ATgcgatcatcatcatcagcagcagcagcagctaaAAGAGAAAACAACAGAGGTTTAAACGGCCGGTTTTTGACGCTTCACAGCCGCCTTTATAACGCTCTTCGTCTTGGTTTCAG AAATGAAGAGGAAGGAAGCAGATGGTATTGTACAGATGTCGAGACACAAAGACATGTTGTCCGTTCGGTTGATGCTTTTCTTGATTGTATATCTAGTGAAACATCACACCACCCTCTAGTAAAG GAATCCGTTGCTGATATTGTACCGGCATTGGGAACTACACTTCTTCAGAAAAATGAAGCAGTGATGAAATTGGCTTCAAAGGTGTTTGTAAAAATGGTCAGTGTTATTCCTAGTTCAGTTATTGAATCACTTGTGCTGGATATAGTACATCCTGTGTCATCTTCTTTGTCTTCACGTCATGTACAAGTTGTCATTTCATGCACAAGTGCTTTGAGTATAATCTTATCGTATCCAAGTtctaaaagagaaaaagaagtaTGGAAAATCTTGGAAGAAACGGAGACCGTTAGTAATATCATCCACCATATACAATCTGGTGGGAGTAAACCAGCGGAGTTCTTCTATGAAACAGTTTCTCTTTTGAGTAAAATAATGTGGCGATGGCCATCTTCTAGACTTTGTATTTGGAACGATAGTGGATTAATGGAAGTATTAAATTCTCTCAACCACGAACGTATTCTTTCTGTGAGAGCTGCAGTTTTGCAGTTGTATTCAACCATAG CTTTATGTAGAAACGGAGCTAAGAAGCTTTTAGACAGTGAAAATTCCCCTTTACAGTTGATGGTGGAATGCATGGATAGCTTGAACCCTGACTACCTACAATTGGCTGGATTTATGTTGGCTGAATCCTTTGGG TTGAGTGAAGAAGGTCGGGTCAAAATGATTGAGTTGCATTGTGAGCCGTTGGTTAAAGCCATCATTAGTGGACTAAGTAACTGGAGTTTGCATTCAGGGAAGCTTACAAAAGGCCAGATTTCTCTGATTAAGGGTGCTTGTTGTGTGTCCAAGATCATTTGCTGGCCTGGGAAGCATCACAGTTACTTCTGGAAACTAGGAATCGAGAGTGTTCTCCTTAAGCTACTTTTGGATGATTTTCATATCAAGCAACTCAATGAGCAGTTCTCTTCATCAGAGGAACTAGCAGCCATGCTACGAGATCGTTCAAGTGCTAACTTTCTTTCTGTGATTAAACCTCATGTGTGGGATATTCTTGGAGGGCTTGCAGCACATTGTGCAGAAGATTTCACCACACAGATGCTTGGAAGCGAGCTTCACCTTAACATCCTAATCACATGTGCATG CTTAGGTTTCGTAGATTCATTGCGTTCAACCCATCAGCATTGCTCAAGTATATTAGACGAGTCGGTATCTAGAGCAGTTTTATTAATGATTTATTCCCCTTCGAAGTACATAGCAACCCAAGCCAAATCCATATTGGCTGAAATGCTAAAGCCAAATGCCAAAGAGGATGTCAAGTACCTATTGAATACCCTCAATGCTATATCATCAAGTATCAATATAGTGTCTGACAATCTTAAAATGCTAAACCTcataagcttggcatgttattCGGGTATACCTCAATATCGTAGGTATGTTTTGAAGAATCAAGGGATAGAGATATTGTTATCTTTCATACAAGTATTGTCAAGAAACCACATTCATGCTGGAAGGATGGATTCGTCACTTCATTATTGTGACCATAACATGAAGATGTGTTGCTATGAGTGTGAAGAAGACTGGCAAGGTGATGAAACATTATTGCTTTTTAGTTTGTTAGGGCTAGCTGAATTGGTGCACCATTGTGGTTCAGTGAAAGATCGTGCTTTTGAATCTACTGAAGCTCAAATAATAACTGACATTCAGGAGGTCTGTATTAACTCACGTGCTTCTGGATCAAGATGGTATGCTGCATATCTTCTTAGCTATTTTGGCTTTTATGGATTTCCATCAAAACTTGGCAAAAGCATTGGGAATGTCCTCAGTGGTGATGAATATACAAATTTGACACTCATTTTTGCTAACCAGGAGCATGTAAATGTTCATGATGTCATTATTAGAGTTCGTTGCCCATCTCTCTTGCCTTGTAAGGAATTACAATCTGAAGGGAAAAAATCTACATATCAATATATAAGGAAAGAAGTTCGGCTATCTGCTCAGGTGAATCACCAGGCATTATTGAAGTTGTTGGAATATGTCTACTCGGGACAACTGAGAGCAGGAGAAGACCTTCTGAAGAGATTAAGAACATTGGCTAAACATTGTAATTTGCAGCCTCTGTTACAAATGCTTGGTAGAAGTCGTCCCAAATGGAGAACACGTGCTCCAAGCTTTGACCTTACCTCTGCTCTTGGTCCAACTGGCTGCCATTTCTC GGACATTGTTCTTCAAGCAAAGGGTAATACATCTCTGGAATGGATGTGTGAAGCTTGCTCTCTATCACaaccacatttacatgctcataAAGCCATTTTATGTGCAAGTTGTGACCATATGCGTGCTTTGCTTTGTTCTGGAATGCAGGAAAG CCATTCGGAAACTATAACGGTGGATCTTGGCTGGAAAGCACTAGTTAGACTAGTTAACTGGTTTTATTGTGGTAAACTATTGCCAAAACCGAAGTATGGTTGCTTATGGCGTAATTTAGATGAACAAGAAAAATTAGATGAACTTATTCCATATGTGGAGCTTTACTGCCTGTCAGATAGTTGGCTTCTTGAAGATATTCACAAGGAATGCTCAAGAGTAATAGCAACCTGCTTAGATTCAGTCAACATGGCAATTAAATTAATTCAAATTGCGGCTGATTGCTTTCAGTGGGATCTGGTAGGATTGGCTGCCAACTTTATTGCACCCTCCTATCATCATCTTCGTAACTCTAGAGAGCTTCTTGAACTTGATGAAGAGCTTGTGGAGATGGTACGTGTGGCATCTGTTGCTAGACTCTCTCAACGAGGTATTCATACCTGA
- the LOC122600572 gene encoding flavonol 3-sulfotransferase-like, protein MSIEDDQEKTYKQFAQLINELPKADGWFQQHMYLYKGQWLFPDVILGATLMQNHFKHRSADIFLSSFVKSGTTWLKALMFAIINRSIFADFSDFSDHPLLRQGPHSCVPAFDVYISQDHAMTNMDLLPSPRLFASHFAYSLFPSTFKDPSSGCKFVYVCRDPKDVFISLFYFMKNTRSIELPPLSFDKAFELFCDGVLDSGPYWDHVLGFWKASLESPNKILFLRYEELKREPQVHVKRLAEFMGVPISIKEEENGVVEKIVTLCSFEHLKNLEVNKTGMTQITNKYAISNHVFFRKGEIGDWKNHLTKEMGAKIDQITQDKFTGSGLAL, encoded by the coding sequence ATGTCAATTGAAGATGATCAAGAAAAGACCTACAAACAATTTGCCCAGCTCATTAACGAGCTTCCAAAAGCAGATGGATGGTTCCAACAACATATGTATTTGTACAAAGGCCAATGGTTGTTTCCCGATGTCATATTGGGTGCCACTCTAATGCAAAACCACTTCAAGCATCGGTCTGCCGATATCTTCCTATCTTCCTTCGTGAAGAGTGGCACCACCTGGCTCAAAGCCCTCATGTTTGCCATCATTAACCGCTCCATCTTTGCTGATTTTTCTGACTTTTCTGACCACCCGTTGCTTCGTCAGGGACCCCATAGCTGCGTTCCGGCATTTGATGTTTACATATCTCAAGACCATGCTATGACTAACATGGACCTCTTGCCTTCACCCCGTCTGTTTGCCTCTCACTTCGCGTATTCTTTGTTCCCTTCCACCTTTAAAGATCCTTCATCAGGGTGCAAGTTTGTTTACGTTTGCAGGGATCCAAAAGACGTTTTCATTTCTTTGTTTTACTTCATGAAAAATACCAGATCTATAGAACTACCTCCCCTTTCGTTTGATAAAGCTTTTGAGTTGTTTTGTGACGGTGTTTTGGATTCTGGACCTTACTGGGATCATGTGTTGGGATTTTGGAAAGCTAGTCTTGAATCTCCAAACAAGATATTGTTCTTGAGGTATGAGGAGCTGAAGAGGGAGCCACAGGTTCATGTGAAGAGGTTGGCAGAGTTCATGGGGGTTCCTATTTCGATCAAGGAAGAGGAGAATGGAGTGGTGGAAAAGATTGTGACACTTTGTAGCTTTGAGCATCTGAAGAACTTGGAGGTAAACAAAACCGGCATGACGCAAATTACCAACAAATATGCAATAAGTAATCATGTTTTTTTCCGAAAAGGTGAGATCGGAGACTGGAAAAATCATTTGACAAAAGAGATGGGAGCGAAAATTGATCAAATCACTCAAGACAAGTTCACAGGTTCCGGTTTGGCACTTTGA
- the LOC122600571 gene encoding cytosolic sulfotransferase 17-like, giving the protein MILKNNNPNMSSSDDDQEKTRKQHAQLIKELPKTGGWFQPDMFLYQGQWLIPNVILGATLMQNHFKHRSADIFLSSFMKTGTTWLKSLMFSIINRSRFDFSDHPLLHQGPQSCFPVFDAYISQDHAITNMDNLPSPRLFASHLAYSLFPSTYKDPSSGCKFVYVCRDPKDVFVSKFHFMKNVRPKELPVLSINEAFELFCEGLSEYGPYWDHVLGFWKASLESPNKILFLRYEEMKRVPEVYVKKLAEFMGVPISAEEEENGVVEKIVELCSFEHLKNLQVNKTGVLQIGSIIAVNNHHFFRRGEVGDWHNHLTKEMGAKIDQITQDKFNGSGLTL; this is encoded by the coding sequence ATGattctaaaaaataataatcccAACATGTCAAGTAGTGATGATGATCAAGAAAAGACCCGCAAACAACATGCTCAACTCATCAAAGAGCTTCCAAAAACAGGAGGGTGGTTCCAACCAGATATGTTCTTGTACCAAGGCCAATGGTTGATTCCTAATGTCATATTAGGTGCCACTCTAATGCAAAACCACTTCAAGCATCGGTCTGCCGATATCTTCCTATCTTCTTTTATGAAAACCGGCACAACCTGGCTCAAATCCCTCATGTTTTCCATCATTAACCGATCTCGTTTTGACTTTTCTGACCACCCTTTGCTTCATCAGGGACCCCAAAGTTGCTTTCCAGtttttgatgcttatatatctCAAGACCATGCTATTACTAACATGGACAACTTGCCTTCTCCCCGTTTGTTTGCCTCTCATCTCGCGTATTCTTTGTTTCCTTCCACCTATAAAGATCCTTCATCCGGGTGCAAGTTTGTTTACGTTTGTAGGGATCCAAAAGATGTGTTTGTCTCCAAATTTCACTTCATGAAAAATGTGAGGCCTAAAGAGCTACCCGTGCTTTCAATTAATGAGGCTTTTGAGTTGTTTTGTGAAGGTCTTTCGGAATATGGACCTTATTGGGATCACGTGTTGGGATTTTGGAAAGCGAGTCTTGAATCTCCAAACAAGATATTGTTCTTGAGGTATGAGGAGATGAAGAGGGTGCCAGAGGTTTATGTGAAGAAGTTGGCAGAGTTTATGGGAGTACCTATATCGGCCGAGGAAGAGGAGAATGGAGTGGTGGAAAAAATCGTGGAACTTTGTAGTTTTGAGCATTTGAAGAACTTACAAGTAAACAAAACTGGCGTGTTGCAGATTGGCAGCATAATTGCTGTTAATAATCATCATTTTTTCCGGCGAGGTGAGGTGGGAGATTGGCATAATCATTTGACAAAAGAAATGGGAGCGAAAATTGATCAAATCACTCAAGACAAGTTCAATGGTTCTGGTTTGACACTTTGA
- the LOC122600570 gene encoding WD repeat-containing protein 75 translates to MIRGGKSFVSSQPAFSNDAKKLLVCTGNTVSIFSTATGLQVAELEGHTALVTSITVVPATTPASRILCYCWTTSLDGTIKYWDISIPELLKTTDIQLPVYSMVIPSLLAQQSENNEKSPDLYAYISVANESSGQILKCNLSKSRLVRGVIVSESKKPVKLTISSSGKYFGFYEKRKIRIWEVPAKDHKNVSHRKIKLLHSKNVSCLAFHPTDRIVAAGDVTGRILVWRGFGDRTFAGKNLTNGKALKDEDENPGVRGDGDADSCTTWHWHSAEVKVLFFSSDGAYLYSGGKEGVLVVWQLDTGKKKFLPRIGTPLLNYMNSPDPSLSSISCADNRIHILKMPSMEILKSISGIKLPSPVPEMFKGACNDIVFDHTAGLIAVRTENYCIQFYSLFDDREISEVQVCERNHQPSDDVTMILNLVALSFEGSVMCTVETRMAEEGIGGFVTLKFWERESQNNDFSLSTVIYEPHRDAGVSAIAFHPTRGMAVSASYGGDFKVWVSNHDVQQNDKLIQRTRWACHAVGSYRKKPMTAAAFSTDGSVLAVAAENVITVWDPDKNVLVAVIGSSRESIVNLSFIGESNFLVSASRGSNPQLSVWSMSKLAVAWSYKLHTEAIACSEKEPLFAVLVLLPESSKTDVASLHKDTGAILVFNAGEPVPIASWFVTKAKGGAIAFIQRSISMDDSMDESVSGRILLAYVNGDHEYALFNPQDVETYERKARYADSVPGLEGTGHFGYASIYGELPEFKLKTFKASADPVKPSEKPWETIFDGPSHSLPPLIKLCSTFMESLMEKRTSAMVE, encoded by the exons ATGATAAGAGGAGGAAAAAGCTTTGTGTCTTCGCAACCTGCATTCTCAAATGATGCAAAGAAACTCTTGGTATGCACCGGAAACACCGTTTCCATTTTCAGCACCGCGACTGGTTTACAG GTAGCGGAATTAGAAGGTCATACAGCACTTGTGACATCTATAACAGTTGTACCAGCAACCACACCTGCAAGCAGGATTTTATGCTATTGTTGGACGACTTCACTCGATGGTACGATCAAGTACTGGGATATTTCTATACCTGAATTATTGAAGACTACAGATATTCAACTTCCAGTCTATTCAATG GTGATTCCATCCTTGCTTGCTCAGCAGTCCGAGAATAATGAAAAGTCACCTGATCTTTATGCTTATATCTCAGTGGCAAATGAATCAAGTGGCCAGATCCTGAAGTGTAATTTGTCCAAGTCTCGCCTGGTTCGTGGAGTGATAGTATCAGAG AGTAAAAAACCAGTTAAATTAACAATTTCTTCAAGTGGCAAGTACTTTGGCTTTTATGAAAAGCGAAAAATTCGTATATGGGAAGTACCTGCAAAGGATCACAAGAATGTCAGTCATCGGAAAATAAAACTATTACACTCCAAGAATGTGAGTTGCCTTGCTTTTCATCCAACAGATAGGATTGTAGCTGCTGGTGATGTGACTGGGAGAATTTTAGTTTGGAGAGGTTTTGGTGATAGAACATTTGCTGGTAAGAATTTAACAAATGGTAAAGCATTGAAGGATGAAGATGAAAATCCGGGTGTCAGGGGTGATGGTGATGCAGATTCTTGTACTACATGGCATTGGCATTCTGCGGAGGTCAAGGTCTTATTCTTTTCTTCGGATGGAGCGTATTTGTATTCAG GTGGAAAAGAAGGAGTTCTTGTGGTATGGCAGCTAGATACCGGAAAGAAGAAATTTTTACCCAGAATAGGGACTCCACTTCTTAATTATATGAATTCTCCGGATCCTTCTCTTTCATCT ATATCTTGTGCAGATAACCGGATTCATATTCTAAAAATGCCATCAATGGAGATTTTGAAGTCCATTTCTGGAATCAAG CTTCCATCTCCTGTCCCAGAAATGTTTAAAGGCGCATGTAACGATATTGTGTTTGACCATACTGCGGGATTGATTGCTGTTCGTACGGAGAACTACTGTATTCAGTTTTATAGCTTATTTGATGACCGTGAGATATCAGAG GTTCAGGTCTGTGAAAGAAATCATCAGCCAAGTGATGATGTCACG ATGATTTTAAATCTAGTTGCACTTTCATTCGAAGGCTCTGTGATGTGTACCGTTGAAACTAGAATGGCTGAAGAAGGAATAGGCGGTTTTGTAACACTCAAGTTTTGGGAACGCGAGTCACAGAACAATGACTTTAGCTTGTCCACTGTTATATATGAGCCCCACAG GGATGCCGGTGTATCTGCAATTGCTTTCCATCCAACTCGTGGCATGGCCGTCAGTGCTTCTTATGGTGGTGATTTTAAG GTTTGGGTTAGCAATCATGATGTTCAACAGAATGATAAATTGATTCAGAGGACTAGATGGGCATGTCATGCTGTTGGTTCATACAG GAAAAAACCTATGACAGCTGCCGCATTTTCCACTGATGGTTCTGTGTTGGCAGTAGCTGCAGAAAATGTTATCACTGTGTGGGACCCAGATAAAAATGTTCTTGTGGCTGTGATTGGGTCTTCCCGTGAG TCAATAGTTAATTTATCGTTTATTGGAGAGTCCAATTTTCTTGTATCTGCATCTCGAGGTTCAAATCCACAGCTTTCAGTTTGGAGTATGTCCAAGCTGGCGGTTGCCTGGTCATATAAGCTTCACACAGAAG CTATTGCATGTTCAGAAAAAGAACCTCTCTTTGctgttcttgttcttcttcCCGAGTCATCTAAAACTGATGTCGCCTCATTACACAAGGACACTGGGGCTATACTTGTATTTAATGCAGGAGAACCTGTTCCTATTGCTTCATGGTTTGTGACGAAG GCAAAGGGAGGGGCGATTGCTTTTATTCAAAGAAGTATATCCATGGATGACAGCATGGATGAAAGTGTATCAGGTCGTATTTTGCTTGCATATGTAAATGGTGATCATGAGTATGCTCTTTTCAATCCACAAGATGTTGAGACATATGAAAGGAAAGCTAGGTACGCAGATAGTGTACCTGGTCTGGAAGGGACAG GGCATTTTGGGTATGCATCTATATATGGGGAGCTACCTGAGTTCAAGTTGAAAACATTTAAAGCATCTGCCGACCCTGTAAAGCCTTCAGAAAAGCCATGGGAGACCATTTTTGATGGACCATCACATAGTCTACCTCCTCTCATTAAGCTCTGTTCTACTTTTATGGAATCACTGATGGAGAAGCGAACTAGTGCTATGGTAGAGTAG